CAGGTGTAAGACCGCGCGGGATGCCAAGGATTCGCTGGTTGGGCCGTAtaaagctggatatgatagatgggCGTTTGTGTTTCTTGCAATTTTCGCTTCTGATGCAATGGGttgaaccaaatggaagacaagaagcataAAGTTGGAcactgcaacaacgcgggacaaacgctaggaagaagaagaagaagatagcACGAAAACCACCACTGTGCCGATTTAGTACGCATCTGAATGACTTACAATGAATAAGCGCGAAACGGGACTTAAGCTCCCTACAATTCGTTCTGAGCAggtatttttcactttctacttTTATCCCTCTTTAAAACAGAGTGTACATCATTCAATGACGTACCTGTTTTGAATGGGTTCCCAGCACGAAATTAGGTGTGAGTTGAATGTTAGGAACaattttcgaggaaatttcCAAAGGAGCATCTATTTCTGAATTCAAGTCATCCTCGTTTTCATTCATTGTTGGCTGATTACCAGCATCAGAAATAACATGGTGGTCTCCCCTTTTCACAGTCAAGTTTTCAGGGCGATTAGTCTCACCACTTTTCCGgactgaaagaaaatagaacctATTGATAGCATCCAAAATCTTACTACATGCAGACGTTACCCATGTCGTTCAACGACGTTCAGTTAACTGACGCTCAATTGACATATAGAACCTCTCCAACTGACTCAATTGCTGTTTCTTCTGAAATCATCCAAATAAAGTACTTACATCATAATCATGGCATTATTATCATCCTGCATAGTAACAGGCATATTCTCtcacgtatgtgtgtgtttgtgtgtatgtgtcacaaaattccaaaaagagaggaagacgAGTCCACCAACGTCGAATTTGTGCGCGCGCATGCTcaaaaaagctataaaatggggtggtacTGATtaaacggcgtcggattggcgcgccggcgcagaaaagctataaaatggggtgaggcGGGTCCAATACCGTGCAATTGGTGTACCGTTGCAAGTGCACGTGCTGCATTAACCTCTGACTCCTCGCCATGTCTattttcttgcatattttcttcagTCTGGTAACGTGCCTTCTTCGGAAACTGGATGCACgaatgcaaacggctgcttagataGTAGAGATCAGTTTACACTATCTGACGTGGaatcttatctttatcagtaacaTGAttttgttcacgtcattttatgttaaaacatcattcagtGGTAACcggggaaaacaggagaaaataCCATACtacgagtaatactttcaaattgtgtttatattacattggtatcgaaCTAGATTTTGGAGCAGAAGTTTGAGTGTTCCCCAAAACGTAGAACTAACGCATTTAGACAGAAAACTAtgtaatctttcgcctaactttatcttaaaaaaaaaggaagaaagaaagaagaacacaattctaattttacagaaaaagcCACtgctattaattttcgttgatcagtgaataTGAGCGAAGCGTACACCACAGAATGTCTGAAGTTCGGCTCTAGCCTCACGTTCAGACTGGTCAGCAATGAATGGTGAATAACAGGTGGCACTGTCAAATGCATGTACATGCACGGATAGGGGGTATCCGCGGATCTAAAGCGACTTTCTGCCTGCTCTGCGACGCAGATGGATTCAATTGCTAGATTTATGCCCACTCCTCACGCCAGGACAGGAGTTTTCCGTATGGGAATGGCTATCCATGGAAAAAGCTGGAATCTCGGCGGCCTTGCAATCGTGGGAGCACGAGGGCTCCGTTAGCCCAAGTACAAGAGTATGTAATCACCCTTATCGCTAGCGAAAATTCTCCGATTTTCCAATCGTTCAGGATTTATTGTTTCTTTACATCACCTCAATGTCATTAGTTTGTCactaattctttttctttgagatcTCCCCCGATTTATTTCGGCAGTTTTTCAAGAGTATTTCCACCTACATGGTTTGTTAGAATCTACAGAATTGCATTCCAGCACTTCTGTAAACTATTCCGAGACAAGTAACTGAAATTTAAGCGATTTCATTTTGCAAGAACCTGATCCGTggtcttttcctcttttaagTAAGGGTTCCAGCAGTGAATCATTCGGTGCATTCGGTGCTCATCTCATTATTAAACTACTCGCAACAAACAGATAGCCTTACGGTAAAAACAGTTTAAGAAATGTTGGACAACCTGGTTCCTAAAACAGTGGaagaaagtaaacaaatagtttttttttttttttgaaacctgcAACATTCAAAAAGATATCACAACACATCTTACGTCGCAGCTGGATAGTACGCTGTACTAGTCAGATCATGAAatgcaaatattcaaaaaattatggacCTCGGCTTCAGGAATCAAGCACatcggacttttttttctttcgtatggGTGtagagaagtgaaaaaaaacgaatctcAAAATGACTTACGTATTTCCATCTATGCATGTagaatttagatttttattcattaacaGTTTAAGGAAAGGAAGCAGAGGGAACGGGACGACACACTACTTATGACACCACAGCAATGGAGCGGTGACAGCTGTCTGCCACATCAGCGTATTGACGGAGGGCACCACTACTATCACGACCGTCCACCGCTGATTCGCTCGGATTCTGTTTTTTAGATTCGAGGAGAATGCTATACTACTGCTCCCGGAAAGACACACGGTCTCTGCTGTCATTTACTTCCCTCAGCACCAGAGAAACTGGTGGAAGCTGTTCGAGGAAAGCGGCCGAAACATGAAGCATCTCCTTCATGATATCGCGAGACCCCACACGACTAATGAGACCCATGAAAAAGGCGTAGTCTCAGCATAGCTTTTCCCTCTGATTATAACTTATTTCGCCCACTTAAGGGTTTCTTGGCTAAGAAAACGTTCACCAAGTTCAATGACATTAGTCGGGTAGTCGCCGACTACTCGCAGTCTCCCCAGTTCTGGGAGGAAAGGATCGCTGACCTGCCCATTAGGTGGACCGTTGCAGTGACTAACAATTGCGAGTATTATATTCTTGGTTGATTTCCATtgcatgaataaaaaaaataaagagaaaaaattacaaaagtaACAAGACTTTCTTATCTATCTGATTTATGTATCATCTGTGTTcccgttgttcgtcgattttCTCAGGAGTCTTTCTTACTGTGTCGCGCATTTATTTTCTGATCTCATGGGCAAGTTGCAAGCCTTTAGTACATGAGTTTGTAGAAGGACGTCGCATTCTC
This is a stretch of genomic DNA from Necator americanus strain Aroian chromosome II, whole genome shotgun sequence. It encodes these proteins:
- a CDS encoding hypothetical protein (NECATOR_CHRII.G6316.T2); protein product: MDSIAGFMPTPHARTGVFRMGMAIHGKSWNLGGLAIVGARGLRYPKYKIRKSGETNRPENLTVKRGDHHVISDAGNQPTMNENEDDLNSEIDAPLEISSKIVPNIQLTPNFVLGTHSKQVRH